The region GTGCTGTGCTCTGTGACGCCGTAGTCTGAAAGTTTCCCGCTCGCCATCTCTCTGCCTTGGAAAACCAACCTCTGCTGGCTCACCGCgaccccctctctcctctggaCTTTGACCTTGAAGTCGCTCACGGTCTCCTCCGGTGTGACGTCATATGTGGACGACTTCCCCTTTTCGTTTCTGAGGAACACCTGGATGGTCGGCGGCGACCCGGTGACGATCAGAGACACCCGGGAGCCGTTCTGCAGGCCGTATGAGCTCACAGGCATCAAGTCGTCGTTGAGAGAAGTCTTGTGTCCGTTTTCATAGACCAGCCTCTGTCT is a window of Labrus mixtus chromosome 5, fLabMix1.1, whole genome shotgun sequence DNA encoding:
- the LOC132974240 gene encoding polyubiquitin-B-like, translating into MEITIVMLSGESHSFRVNPNDTVGALKKLIQDKLGVSSERQRLVYENGHKTSLNDDLMPVSSYGLQNGSRVSLIVTGSPPTIQVFLRNEKGKSSTYDVTPEETVSDFKVKVQRREGVAVSQQRLVFQGREMASGKLSDYGVTEHSTIDMMMRLRGG